A part of Simkaniaceae bacterium genomic DNA contains:
- a CDS encoding nucleoside deaminase gives MAEAFIEARKAFDLDEVPIGSVLVLDNQVVARGYNMTEASKNAMNHAEVVCIQRATEKMGDFRLVGSTLYTTLEPCIMCAGALILSRVDRIVYGCPDLRHGACGSIIDVFSIKHPIHRIKIDFLDYTEKSAQMLKQFFKQKRLK, from the coding sequence ATGGCTGAAGCTTTTATTGAAGCTCGAAAAGCATTTGATTTAGATGAAGTGCCCATTGGGTCGGTATTAGTTCTTGATAATCAAGTGGTTGCAAGAGGATATAACATGACCGAGGCCTCCAAGAATGCTATGAATCATGCGGAAGTTGTTTGTATTCAGAGGGCTACGGAAAAAATGGGTGATTTTAGGTTGGTGGGAAGCACGCTTTATACGACCTTAGAGCCTTGTATTATGTGTGCCGGTGCTCTAATCTTATCTCGAGTTGATCGGATCGTATATGGATGTCCTGACTTGCGGCATGGCGCTTGTGGAAGCATCATCGATGTATTTTCTATTAAGCATCCGATTCACCGTATTAAAATTGATTTTCTAGATTACACGGAAAAGTCGGCTCAGATGTTAAAACAATTTTTTAAACAAAAGCGGTTAAAATGA